From Pseudomonas sp. B21-028, one genomic window encodes:
- a CDS encoding flagellar basal body P-ring protein FlgI — MGALLMSAAFTAHAERLKDIASISGVRSNQLIGYGLVVGLNGTGDQTTQTPFTLQTFNNMLSQFGIKVPPGSGNVQLKNVAAVSISADLPAFAKPGQQVDITVSSIGNSKSLRGGTLLLTPLKGIDGNVYAVAQGNLVVGGFDAEGRDGSKITVNVPSAGRIPGGASVERAVPSGFNQGNSLTLNLNRFDFTTAKRIVDKINDMLGPGVAQAIDGGSIRVTAPLDPSQRVDYLSILENLEVDPGQAVAKVIINSRTGTIVIGQNVKVSPAAVTHGSLTVTITEDPIVSQPGPLSNGQTAVVPRSRVNAEQEAKPMFKFGPGTTLDEIVRAVNQVGAAPGDLMAILEALKQAGALQADLIVI; from the coding sequence ATGGGTGCGTTGCTGATGTCGGCAGCCTTCACCGCTCATGCCGAGCGTCTGAAGGACATCGCCAGCATTTCCGGCGTGCGTTCCAACCAGTTGATCGGCTACGGCCTGGTCGTGGGCCTGAACGGCACCGGCGACCAGACCACCCAGACCCCGTTCACCCTGCAGACCTTCAACAACATGTTGTCGCAGTTCGGCATCAAGGTGCCGCCAGGTTCCGGCAACGTCCAGTTGAAGAACGTCGCGGCGGTGTCGATCAGTGCCGATCTGCCGGCGTTCGCCAAGCCCGGTCAACAGGTAGACATCACCGTGTCGTCCATCGGTAACTCCAAGAGCTTGCGCGGCGGCACCTTGCTGCTGACGCCGCTCAAGGGTATCGACGGCAACGTCTACGCGGTCGCCCAGGGCAACCTGGTGGTCGGTGGTTTCGACGCCGAGGGACGTGACGGTTCGAAGATCACCGTCAACGTTCCGTCGGCCGGTCGCATCCCTGGCGGTGCGTCGGTGGAACGTGCGGTGCCGAGCGGTTTCAACCAGGGCAACAGCCTGACGCTGAACCTCAACCGTTTCGACTTCACCACCGCCAAGCGCATCGTCGACAAGATCAATGACATGCTCGGCCCAGGCGTGGCCCAGGCCATCGACGGTGGCTCGATCCGCGTCACCGCGCCGCTTGATCCGAGCCAGCGGGTCGACTATTTGTCGATCCTGGAAAACCTTGAGGTCGATCCGGGCCAGGCCGTGGCGAAGGTCATCATCAACTCACGCACCGGCACCATCGTGATTGGCCAGAACGTCAAGGTTTCTCCGGCCGCCGTGACCCATGGCAGCCTGACCGTGACCATCACCGAAGATCCGATCGTCAGCCAGCCTGGCCCGCTGTCCAACGGCCAGACTGCTGTTGTGCCCCGGTCGCGGGTCAATGCCGAACAGGAAGCCAAGCCGATGTTCAAGTTCGGCCCGGGCACTACCCTGGATGAAATCGTCCGGGCGGTGAACCAGGTCGGCGCGGCACCAGGCGACCTGATGGCGATTCTCGAAGCCTTGAAGCAGGCCGGCGCATTGCAAGCCGACCTGATTGTGATTTGA
- the flgJ gene encoding flagellar assembly peptidoglycan hydrolase FlgJ, whose translation MDMRKGALISGDSGSYSDLNRLNQLKVGDKNSDGNLRKVAQEFESLFLGEMLKSMRSATEALGKDNPMNTPEAKQYQEMYDQQLAVSMSREGGGIGLADVLLRQMSKNKPLASGEAAAASAAKQQEALDKVKAVPTPVAAGTLPTNGPLSRQSGQRPLWASRAVNAPQGAGEGSHRNDMELLNQRRLALPPKLADRLLAGLVPSASTDASTDAPAQHIRSDRAVSAARSASGEMANGDWLAALKASGSSGDMQVYGRAVAQPPLAPARKAFRDADEFVNAMLPMAKEAAARIGIDPRYLVAQAALETGWGKSVMRQPDGSSSHNLFGIKASQNWKGDSARAITSEFRNGEMVKETAEFRSYASYRDSFHDLVNLLQSNSRYQAVLKSADNPEQFVRELQKAGYATDPHYASKISHIARQMTSSQNYASAGATTTL comes from the coding sequence ATGGATATGCGCAAGGGCGCTTTGATCAGTGGGGATTCGGGCTCCTACTCGGACCTGAACCGCCTGAACCAGCTCAAGGTTGGCGACAAGAACAGCGATGGCAACCTGCGCAAAGTGGCCCAGGAATTCGAGTCGCTGTTCCTCGGCGAAATGCTCAAGTCCATGCGCTCTGCCACCGAGGCATTGGGCAAGGACAACCCCATGAATACGCCTGAAGCCAAGCAGTATCAGGAAATGTACGACCAGCAGTTGGCCGTTTCCATGTCTCGCGAGGGTGGCGGCATCGGCCTGGCCGATGTCCTGCTGCGCCAGATGTCGAAGAACAAGCCGCTGGCGTCGGGCGAAGCGGCCGCTGCGTCGGCAGCCAAACAGCAAGAGGCGCTGGACAAGGTCAAGGCGGTGCCCACCCCGGTGGCCGCCGGAACATTGCCCACCAACGGGCCTTTGTCGCGCCAGAGCGGCCAGCGTCCGCTCTGGGCCTCGCGGGCCGTCAACGCACCGCAAGGGGCGGGCGAGGGCAGTCATCGCAACGACATGGAGCTGCTCAACCAGCGTCGCCTGGCCCTGCCGCCGAAACTGGCGGACCGCCTGCTGGCCGGGCTGGTGCCGTCGGCATCGACCGACGCCAGTACCGATGCGCCGGCCCAGCACATCCGCTCGGATCGCGCCGTCAGCGCTGCCAGGTCCGCCTCCGGCGAAATGGCCAATGGCGACTGGCTGGCCGCGCTCAAGGCCTCCGGGTCGAGCGGTGACATGCAGGTCTATGGTCGCGCCGTGGCACAGCCACCGCTGGCGCCGGCCCGCAAAGCCTTCCGCGATGCCGACGAATTCGTCAACGCCATGTTGCCCATGGCCAAGGAAGCGGCGGCCCGCATCGGCATCGATCCACGTTACCTGGTGGCCCAGGCTGCCCTGGAAACCGGTTGGGGCAAATCGGTCATGCGTCAACCCGACGGCAGCAGCAGTCACAACCTGTTCGGCATCAAGGCCAGCCAGAACTGGAAGGGCGATTCGGCGCGGGCAATCACCAGTGAGTTCCGCAATGGCGAGATGGTCAAGGAGACGGCCGAGTTCCGTTCCTACGCCTCGTACCGCGACAGCTTCCATGACCTGGTCAATCTGCTGCAAAGCAACAGTCGCTATCAAGCTGTGCTGAAGTCGGCCGATAACCCGGAACAGTTTGTACGCGAGTTGCAAAAGGCCGGCTACGCCACCGATCCGCACTACGCCAGCAAGATTTCGCATATAGCCCGGCAGATGACCAGTTCCCAGAACTACGCATCCGCAGGCGCCACCACGACTTTATAA
- the flgK gene encoding flagellar hook-associated protein FlgK, producing MSLLNIGMSGLSASQTALVTTGNNIANVDTAGYSRQQTVQTTKASNQYGNVFIGSGTTLADVRRVYNSYLEAQLKTTTSLNSDAAAYQGQITPLDSLLSDSGTGLNGALTKFFASVQNVNAKPGDDASRQLLLSDAQALSNRFNSISSQLTEQSQNINGNLSNMVNQVNDLAVTIAQLNKKIAEVSNSGGAPNDLLDSRGEAIRQLSTFTGTQVVENGSSLDIYLGSGQPLVMGTIVNTLEAVPDKNDPGRMGIQLNSGSSSMDLTSVLTGGEIGGLMRYRSTVLDPAMNELGRVALVVADQMNTVQASGIDMNGAFGSNLFNDINSAAQVSQRSVAALNNSAGSGNFNVAITDAGKLTINDYKVTFTSGTNYTVQRLPDGSSMGAFSTATTPPPVIDGFSMTFANGTAAAGDSFKLTPTRNAAGNIKTEMTDSKRLAIAAPLGAAIAAGGSGTLTIPASGQPTLTTKLDIYDAATTSVIQNGIKTSMPVKVLFGAISAGGASQAYQLLDAQGNELSNGTITPGQSNTLNLSVPLKDASGNPIMDSSVPPVQRTVSFAMSIAGAPSNGAAINVSVSQAGSLDNRNGTILAGLQTAKTVDTGSSSGGISLSDAYGKLVEGVGSKAAQGKLDSAATGAILNNAKNARDSLSGVDLDEETGNLVKFQQYYTASSQIIKAAQQIFSTLINSL from the coding sequence ATGAGTTTGCTCAATATAGGGATGTCGGGTCTGTCAGCCAGCCAGACCGCGTTGGTGACCACGGGTAACAACATTGCCAACGTCGATACCGCCGGATATTCGCGTCAGCAGACCGTGCAGACCACCAAGGCCTCCAATCAATACGGCAACGTGTTCATTGGTTCCGGTACGACCCTGGCCGACGTGCGTCGGGTCTACAACTCCTACCTTGAAGCACAGCTGAAAACCACCACCTCGCTCAACAGCGATGCGGCGGCTTACCAGGGCCAGATCACGCCTCTGGACTCCTTGCTCTCGGACAGCGGCACCGGCCTCAACGGCGCGCTGACCAAATTCTTCGCGTCGGTGCAGAACGTCAATGCCAAGCCGGGTGACGATGCGTCCCGTCAGTTGCTGCTCAGCGATGCCCAGGCCTTGAGCAACCGGTTCAACTCGATTTCCAGCCAGTTGACCGAGCAGAGCCAGAACATCAACGGCAACTTGTCGAACATGGTCAACCAGGTCAACGACCTCGCTGTCACCATTGCCCAACTGAACAAGAAAATCGCCGAAGTCTCCAACTCCGGCGGCGCGCCTAATGATCTGCTGGATTCCCGTGGCGAAGCCATTCGCCAACTGTCGACGTTCACCGGCACCCAAGTCGTGGAAAACGGCAGCAGCCTGGACATCTACCTGGGTTCCGGCCAGCCGCTGGTGATGGGCACCATCGTCAATACCCTGGAAGCCGTGCCGGACAAGAACGATCCGGGGCGCATGGGTATCCAGCTCAACAGCGGCTCCAGCTCCATGGACCTCACCTCGGTGCTCACTGGCGGCGAGATCGGTGGCCTGATGCGCTATCGCAGCACGGTTCTCGACCCGGCGATGAACGAACTGGGTCGCGTCGCCCTGGTGGTCGCTGACCAGATGAACACCGTGCAGGCGTCGGGCATCGACATGAACGGTGCCTTTGGTTCAAACCTGTTCAATGACATCAACAGCGCCGCGCAGGTCAGTCAGCGCAGCGTTGCCGCGCTGAACAACAGTGCAGGCTCCGGCAATTTCAATGTGGCCATCACCGACGCCGGCAAACTGACCATCAACGACTACAAGGTGACCTTCACCAGCGGTACCAACTACACCGTCCAGCGCTTGCCTGACGGATCGTCGATGGGTGCGTTCAGCACCGCGACCACGCCACCACCGGTGATCGACGGCTTCTCGATGACCTTCGCCAACGGCACCGCGGCGGCCGGCGACTCGTTCAAGCTCACCCCGACACGCAACGCGGCGGGCAACATCAAGACCGAGATGACCGACTCCAAGCGGCTGGCGATTGCCGCACCGCTGGGTGCAGCCATCGCAGCGGGCGGCAGCGGCACGCTGACCATTCCGGCCAGTGGGCAGCCGACCCTGACGACCAAGCTGGATATCTATGACGCGGCCACTACCAGCGTCATCCAGAACGGCATCAAGACCTCCATGCCGGTCAAGGTACTGTTCGGTGCGATCTCCGCCGGCGGCGCCAGCCAGGCTTACCAACTGCTCGATGCCCAGGGCAATGAGCTCAGCAACGGTACGATCACGCCCGGCCAAAGTAATACCCTGAACCTGAGCGTTCCGCTGAAGGACGCCAGCGGCAACCCGATCATGGATTCGTCGGTGCCGCCGGTGCAGCGCACCGTCAGCTTCGCCATGTCCATCGCCGGAGCACCGTCCAACGGTGCCGCGATCAACGTCAGCGTCAGCCAAGCGGGCAGCCTGGACAACCGTAACGGCACCATCCTGGCCGGTTTGCAGACCGCCAAGACCGTCGACACCGGTTCCTCCAGCGGCGGTATTTCCCTGAGTGATGCCTACGGCAAGCTGGTGGAGGGCGTGGGTTCCAAGGCTGCCCAGGGCAAGCTCGACAGCGCCGCCACCGGTGCGATCCTGAACAACGCCAAGAACGCCCGCGACTCGCTGTCAGGCGTGGACCTGGACGAAGAAACTGGCAACCTGGTCAAGTTCCAGCAGTACTACACCGCGTCTTCGCAGATCATCAAGGCGGCGCAGCAAATCTTCAGCACATTGATCAACAGTCTTTAA
- a CDS encoding flagellar hook-associated protein 3 codes for MRISTSQFYESTAANYQKNFAKVVKTSEEASSLVRVNTAADDPVGASRLLQLGNQASMLSQYETNVTTIKATLGTTEAVMTSIGNVLQRAKELAVSAGNAAYTDSDRKAVASELGSIEDQLLSLMNTKDENGKYIFAGSKGDVVPFTRNDDGSYSYNGDQVTLDLPIGDTMSMATNSTGWDAFQQAINTSRSQVTMTAPAVDDGRVVLTNGQVSSSVTYNSQFRSGEPYTVEFASGTQLKITDSSGNDVTAEASKGGVIEPNNQIGQTVSFRGVDLTLNVNLHAGDVAGTILPGHTFTLAAKPDSFAPARSPGNSTATQITGSAITDPVAYHSSFPTGAAVLKFTSATDFDLYAAPLTADSKPVSSGTLAGNVATASGVSFTLNGAPAANDQFSIAVNTHETQNILDTVSQLRTALNTPADGDNIAIQKLNAALASGIGNLASGTDQLTSALSSVGGRGQALDTQSDTNQSFVLANSQTQSAIRDSDPAEVMTRLTLQQTMLQASQLAFSKIAQLGLFNKM; via the coding sequence ATGCGCATTTCTACTTCTCAGTTTTACGAAAGCACGGCTGCGAACTACCAGAAAAACTTCGCCAAAGTGGTCAAGACCAGCGAAGAAGCCAGCAGCCTGGTGCGTGTGAACACCGCCGCTGATGATCCGGTGGGCGCTTCGCGCCTGCTGCAGTTGGGAAACCAGGCTTCGATGCTTTCCCAATACGAAACTAACGTCACCACCATCAAGGCGACCCTTGGGACGACTGAAGCGGTCATGACCAGTATTGGTAATGTGCTGCAGCGCGCCAAGGAATTGGCCGTGAGTGCCGGTAACGCCGCTTACACCGACTCGGACCGCAAAGCGGTTGCCTCGGAATTGGGTTCGATCGAAGATCAGTTGCTGAGCCTGATGAACACCAAGGATGAAAACGGCAAATACATCTTTGCCGGTTCCAAGGGCGATGTCGTACCGTTCACCCGTAACGACGACGGCAGCTACAGCTATAACGGTGACCAGGTCACCCTTGACCTGCCGATCGGCGACACCATGTCCATGGCCACCAACAGCACCGGCTGGGATGCGTTCCAGCAAGCCATCAACACCAGCCGCAGCCAGGTCACCATGACCGCGCCGGCGGTGGATGACGGTCGCGTCGTGCTGACCAACGGCCAAGTGTCCTCCAGTGTGACCTACAATAGCCAGTTCCGCAGTGGCGAGCCGTACACCGTGGAGTTTGCCAGCGGCACCCAGTTGAAAATCACCGATTCGAGCGGCAATGATGTGACTGCCGAAGCCAGCAAGGGCGGGGTCATCGAGCCGAACAACCAGATCGGGCAGACTGTGAGCTTTCGTGGCGTCGACTTGACCTTGAACGTCAACCTCCATGCGGGCGATGTGGCTGGCACGATTTTGCCTGGTCATACTTTCACTCTGGCTGCCAAGCCCGACTCGTTCGCTCCGGCCCGTAGCCCGGGCAATTCCACCGCAACCCAGATCACCGGTAGCGCAATCACCGATCCGGTGGCCTACCACTCCAGCTTCCCGACGGGGGCGGCGGTGCTGAAGTTCACCAGCGCCACGGATTTCGATCTATACGCCGCGCCACTGACTGCTGACAGCAAACCGGTGTCCAGCGGCACGCTGGCGGGCAACGTTGCCACTGCATCCGGTGTGAGTTTTACCCTCAATGGTGCCCCGGCCGCCAACGATCAGTTCAGCATCGCGGTCAATACCCATGAGACGCAGAACATCCTGGACACCGTGAGCCAGTTGCGGACGGCTTTGAACACGCCAGCCGATGGTGACAACATCGCTATCCAGAAACTGAATGCGGCATTGGCTTCGGGTATTGGTAACCTGGCCAGCGGCACCGACCAGTTGACCAGTGCACTGAGCTCGGTCGGCGGCCGCGGACAGGCGCTCGATACCCAGAGCGATACCAATCAGAGCTTTGTCTTGGCGAACTCGCAAACCCAGTCTGCAATCCGTGATTCCGATCCGGCCGAAGTGATGACGCGCCTGACCTTGCAGCAGACTATGCTGCAGGCGTCGCAGTTGGCGTTCAGCAAGATCGCTCAATTGGGCTTGTTCAACAAAATGTGA
- a CDS encoding glycosyltransferase, translated as MKSAPLVSIAIPAFNPRFFRLALQSALEQTYENLEVVICDDCRTDEIEQIVQQVGVSSRVAVRYLHNPTRLGFQQNLLRCLEESRGEFIKFLCDDDQLLAFCVKQQAAILQEHAQVSLVINKHHLIDADNFALPVRVENTGITLFDAMFNGNDMLAYFEKTTRNILGGLSGALMRRADVEALLPALARPGEGFEAVLDFALFICLLRRGNLVQLYAEGSGQRLHPERLARQAKMLDAATVELTWLKEMLAQRSSEPAPASGWVRYLALERSKDSETSEWEEINVYSIIATRQGVIGSQVGTDIESYTDLYAQWLACRRFSPMRKQVLSRQIARWAYRPMIVPVIIDEQDDPYALGITLQSIAAQTYACESVLLLSNGRQAVDNHVMRLGLQADWAQQLNGLLPQLDGADWFYLLRAGDRLTESALLIMADRIVSSPASACIYSDEGALVDDKSVGPIFKPDFNLDLMRGYPYVGRTLAFQRARFLASGGFDSSLGELAPHDLIWRLVETDGPQVISHIPEVQVESTLSFAQWLSLPEVIEQNARLISTHLQRIGVPHRLHPGPLLALVPRIEYLFDERPLVSIVISVKDDLGALERCVNSLISTTTYAHYEIIIVDNASETPELQHWLRAMAELGSDKLRIFLHPGSGSEAVIRNFAVQHARGEYLLLLNANCIVLEAAWLDELLNHALRPEVGIVGPRTLNQQGRVIDSGMIMGLGGLAGRAFVNESVTSGGYMQRLQTVQNWSAVGDHCLLVRKQVLEEVGGFDESITTQRINSLELCQQIGKNGYLIVTTPYSDVVLAAGVEASRDAEWKQRLEHEQEAFYRRWLPRIANDPAYNRNLTLTGKSFSLEPGPRTGWNPLVTRNVPSILGLAVNTSAVGHYRVSQPLFELEAAGRVVGRVAYDTPSIIDIERQSPDVIILQGRYNVGKFKDITQVKTYSNAMRIYELDDYIAKVPEKNEHRRNMPDNLEDMLRRGIGLCDRVVVSTHPLADVLSSMHHDIRVVPNMLAAGLWSRLRSQRATSSKPRVGWGGGTSHRGDLELIADVVRELADEVEWVFFGMCPDLLKPYVHEFHQGVNLADYPKKLASLNLDLALAPLEFHIFNDCKSNLRLLEYGACGYPVICSDTEAYRGHLPCTRVLTNSTEEWLEAIRMHLADPIASYRMGDELREVVLRDFILRGDNLQYWANGWLPD; from the coding sequence GTGAAATCAGCTCCTCTTGTCAGCATTGCCATCCCCGCGTTCAACCCACGCTTTTTCCGCCTCGCCTTGCAAAGCGCGCTCGAGCAGACCTACGAGAACCTTGAAGTTGTCATCTGCGACGATTGCCGCACCGATGAAATCGAGCAGATTGTTCAGCAAGTTGGCGTGAGCTCCCGTGTTGCGGTGCGCTACCTGCACAACCCGACTCGGCTGGGATTCCAGCAGAATCTGTTGCGCTGCCTTGAAGAGTCCCGGGGCGAATTCATCAAGTTCCTGTGCGACGACGACCAGTTGCTGGCGTTCTGCGTCAAACAGCAGGCGGCCATCCTGCAAGAGCATGCGCAAGTATCACTGGTGATCAACAAGCATCATTTAATCGATGCAGACAATTTTGCCTTGCCGGTACGCGTTGAAAACACGGGCATCACGCTGTTCGATGCAATGTTCAACGGCAACGACATGCTGGCGTATTTTGAAAAAACCACCCGCAATATTCTCGGCGGTCTTAGTGGCGCATTAATGCGTCGCGCAGATGTCGAAGCCTTGCTGCCAGCCTTGGCCAGGCCCGGTGAAGGTTTCGAGGCTGTCCTCGATTTTGCCTTGTTCATCTGCCTGCTGCGCCGGGGTAATCTGGTTCAGCTTTACGCCGAGGGAAGCGGCCAGCGGTTGCATCCGGAGCGCCTGGCGCGTCAGGCCAAGATGCTTGACGCGGCAACGGTAGAGCTGACGTGGCTCAAGGAAATGCTGGCCCAGCGCAGTAGCGAGCCGGCGCCAGCCAGTGGCTGGGTGCGTTACCTGGCGCTGGAGCGCAGCAAGGACTCGGAGACGTCCGAGTGGGAAGAAATCAACGTTTACTCGATTATTGCGACTCGCCAGGGTGTCATCGGCTCACAAGTTGGTACTGACATCGAAAGTTACACAGACCTCTATGCGCAATGGTTGGCGTGTCGACGTTTCAGCCCAATGCGCAAGCAAGTCTTGTCCCGGCAGATTGCTCGCTGGGCCTATCGACCGATGATCGTACCGGTCATCATCGATGAGCAGGACGATCCTTATGCGTTGGGTATTACCCTGCAGAGCATCGCTGCCCAAACCTATGCCTGCGAATCGGTGCTGTTGCTGTCCAATGGGCGCCAGGCCGTGGACAACCATGTCATGCGCCTTGGCCTGCAAGCGGACTGGGCGCAGCAGCTCAATGGGCTGTTGCCTCAACTGGACGGGGCCGACTGGTTCTATCTGCTGCGTGCCGGCGATCGCTTGACGGAATCAGCGCTGCTGATAATGGCCGACCGGATTGTCAGCTCGCCGGCTTCTGCCTGTATCTACAGCGATGAAGGTGCGTTGGTGGATGACAAGTCGGTGGGGCCGATCTTCAAGCCCGACTTCAATCTCGATCTGATGCGCGGTTATCCCTACGTAGGCCGGACATTGGCCTTCCAGCGTGCCCGATTCCTGGCCTCGGGCGGATTCGATTCGAGCCTGGGCGAGTTGGCGCCTCATGACTTGATCTGGCGATTGGTGGAGACGGATGGGCCGCAGGTCATCAGTCACATCCCGGAAGTCCAGGTTGAATCGACGCTCTCGTTTGCCCAATGGCTGTCGTTGCCCGAAGTCATCGAGCAAAACGCCCGGCTGATCAGCACTCATCTACAGCGTATCGGCGTGCCGCACCGGCTTCATCCGGGGCCGCTCCTGGCGCTGGTCCCGCGTATCGAATACCTGTTCGATGAGCGCCCTCTGGTGTCGATCGTCATCAGCGTCAAGGATGACCTGGGCGCGCTGGAGCGTTGCGTAAACAGCCTGATCAGCACGACCACGTATGCGCATTACGAAATCATCATTGTGGATAACGCCAGTGAAACCCCCGAGCTGCAGCATTGGCTGCGGGCCATGGCCGAGCTGGGCAGTGACAAGCTGCGGATATTCCTGCACCCGGGAAGCGGCAGCGAAGCCGTGATCCGCAATTTCGCCGTACAGCATGCCCGCGGTGAGTACCTGTTGTTGCTCAACGCCAATTGCATCGTGCTGGAAGCTGCCTGGCTGGATGAGCTGCTCAATCATGCGCTGCGTCCCGAGGTGGGGATCGTGGGGCCTCGCACACTCAACCAGCAAGGTCGGGTCATTGACTCCGGCATGATCATGGGACTGGGTGGGTTGGCGGGCAGGGCTTTCGTCAACGAGTCGGTAACGTCTGGCGGCTATATGCAGCGCTTGCAGACGGTGCAGAACTGGAGCGCTGTCGGCGATCACTGCCTGTTGGTGCGCAAGCAGGTTCTGGAGGAAGTCGGCGGCTTCGATGAGTCGATCACTACGCAGCGGATCAACTCTTTGGAGTTATGCCAGCAGATCGGAAAAAACGGTTACCTGATCGTCACCACCCCTTACAGTGACGTCGTGCTGGCGGCCGGTGTGGAAGCCAGTCGTGATGCTGAGTGGAAGCAGCGGCTGGAGCACGAGCAAGAGGCGTTCTACCGGCGCTGGCTGCCCAGGATCGCCAATGATCCTGCCTACAACCGTAACCTGACCTTGACCGGGAAAAGTTTCAGTCTTGAGCCTGGACCACGCACCGGCTGGAATCCGTTGGTCACACGCAACGTTCCTTCGATCCTGGGGCTCGCGGTCAATACCTCGGCGGTGGGGCATTACCGCGTCAGCCAACCGTTATTCGAACTGGAAGCGGCTGGGCGAGTCGTGGGGCGTGTGGCCTACGATACGCCTTCGATCATCGACATCGAGCGTCAGTCACCGGATGTGATCATCCTGCAAGGTCGCTATAACGTGGGTAAGTTCAAGGACATTACTCAGGTCAAGACTTACTCCAACGCCATGCGCATCTACGAATTGGATGACTACATCGCCAAGGTCCCGGAAAAAAACGAACACCGCCGCAACATGCCGGACAACCTGGAGGACATGCTACGCAGGGGGATCGGCCTGTGTGACCGGGTCGTGGTGTCAACCCATCCGCTGGCGGACGTCTTGTCCAGCATGCACCACGACATCCGCGTCGTGCCGAACATGCTGGCTGCTGGCCTGTGGAGCCGGCTCAGAAGCCAGCGTGCAACCTCCAGCAAGCCGCGTGTCGGTTGGGGAGGGGGCACCAGCCACCGCGGCGACCTGGAGCTCATCGCCGATGTCGTCCGGGAATTGGCTGATGAAGTCGAATGGGTTTTCTTTGGCATGTGTCCCGATTTACTCAAGCCCTATGTCCATGAGTTTCATCAGGGCGTGAACCTGGCGGATTATCCGAAGAAGCTTGCCAGCCTGAATCTCGACCTGGCCTTGGCACCGTTGGAATTCCATATTTTCAACGACTGTAAAAGCAATCTTCGCCTGTTGGAATACGGTGCGTGCGGCTATCCGGTCATTTGTTCGGATACCGAGGCATACCGGGGGCACCTGCCTTGTACACGGGTCCTCACCAACAGCACGGAAGAGTGGCTGGAGGCAATCCGTATGCACCTGGCAGATCCGATTGCCAGCTACCGGATGGGTGACGAATTACGTGAAGTGGTGCTGCGCGACTTTATCTTGCGCGGCGATAACCTGCAGTATTGGGCCAATGGTTGGCTACCGGATTGA